In one Aromatoleum aromaticum EbN1 genomic region, the following are encoded:
- a CDS encoding sensor histidine kinase, which produces MVALAELPAPAGRSFPIRTFPVARFLCRVLAVVAVLHLLLLGAPGRAAPSAGVPAGEIRIGVLAFLGADTTVVEWSPVVQHLQTALPGRKVRLALLDHQGLDDAVAAGTVDFVITNPGHYIELEARSGASRILTLDASPGRAPERSIGSAVITRADRQEVRAFDDLRGRRVAIVAREGFGGYQTVRRELASLGIDPERDFAELKTVGFPMSRVLEAVANGDADAGIVRACLLESRPEWATAFRVVGKRDEPGFPCATSTRLYPDWPLATLRHTSPTLAKAVAIALLAMAPDGNGMAWSVPADYQSVHEMFRELQIGPYANLREPTLMMLAERYWPWVAFLAVLLSAWILYTVRVEHLVHLRTAELHAALAVREALEARMRAGQEQADHLARLSVLGELSGTLAHELNQPLAAIGNYAESLRRRIDNGRLTGEAVREASSEISGQAERAAAILGRIRDFAKKRAAVREVVAPREMVGEAVALFRGMLGNAPAVEVTDELPPSTSVEVDSLQIQQVLLNLLKNGYDATRGFGPEQQRLIVTISRSDDNVRIVVRDFGTGLDAATRERLFEPFFSTKPDGLGLGLSICRTIAEAHRGRLTAEPTADGRGGAEFILSLPLSTAASSSAVHPSESRFANVPDR; this is translated from the coding sequence ATGGTCGCCCTTGCCGAGCTTCCTGCCCCGGCCGGACGTTCATTTCCGATCCGCACCTTTCCGGTCGCGCGGTTCCTGTGCCGCGTGCTGGCCGTCGTCGCCGTCCTGCATCTGCTCCTGCTCGGGGCTCCCGGTCGCGCGGCACCGTCGGCAGGGGTTCCGGCCGGCGAAATCCGCATCGGCGTCCTCGCGTTCCTCGGCGCGGACACCACGGTCGTCGAATGGTCACCGGTTGTGCAGCATCTCCAGACTGCGCTGCCGGGACGCAAGGTCAGGCTCGCCCTGCTCGATCATCAGGGGCTCGACGATGCCGTTGCAGCCGGCACGGTCGATTTCGTCATCACGAATCCGGGCCACTATATCGAACTCGAAGCCAGGTCCGGCGCCAGCCGGATACTGACGCTCGACGCGAGCCCCGGGCGCGCTCCGGAACGTTCCATCGGATCGGCCGTCATCACGCGGGCAGATCGCCAGGAGGTCCGCGCGTTCGACGATCTGCGCGGACGACGGGTCGCAATCGTCGCGCGCGAAGGCTTTGGCGGCTACCAGACAGTGCGTCGCGAGTTGGCGTCGCTCGGTATCGACCCGGAGCGCGATTTCGCCGAACTGAAGACCGTCGGTTTCCCGATGAGCCGGGTCCTCGAGGCGGTCGCGAACGGTGACGCCGATGCAGGGATCGTGCGCGCCTGCCTCCTGGAAAGCCGGCCGGAGTGGGCAACCGCGTTCAGGGTCGTCGGCAAGCGCGACGAACCCGGCTTCCCTTGCGCGACCTCGACCCGGCTTTACCCCGACTGGCCTCTGGCGACGCTTCGCCATACCTCGCCGACACTGGCCAAGGCGGTCGCGATCGCGCTGCTCGCGATGGCGCCGGACGGGAACGGCATGGCGTGGTCGGTGCCGGCCGATTACCAGTCGGTGCACGAAATGTTTCGCGAACTGCAGATCGGCCCGTACGCGAATCTGCGCGAGCCGACCCTGATGATGCTGGCCGAGCGCTATTGGCCGTGGGTCGCGTTCCTTGCCGTGCTGCTTTCGGCGTGGATTCTGTACACGGTGCGTGTCGAGCATCTCGTCCACCTCCGCACCGCCGAACTTCACGCGGCGCTCGCCGTGCGCGAGGCGCTGGAGGCGCGGATGCGCGCCGGCCAGGAGCAGGCCGACCACCTGGCGCGGCTGTCGGTGCTCGGCGAACTGTCCGGCACGCTCGCGCATGAACTCAACCAGCCGCTCGCGGCGATCGGGAACTATGCCGAAAGCCTGCGCCGCCGCATCGACAACGGCCGCCTGACCGGCGAAGCGGTGCGCGAAGCCTCTTCCGAGATTTCCGGGCAGGCGGAGCGCGCGGCGGCGATCCTCGGGCGTATCCGTGATTTCGCAAAGAAGCGGGCCGCCGTGCGCGAGGTCGTCGCGCCGCGCGAAATGGTAGGCGAAGCGGTGGCGCTGTTCCGCGGCATGCTCGGGAACGCGCCGGCGGTCGAGGTGACGGACGAGCTGCCGCCGTCGACGAGCGTCGAGGTCGACTCGCTGCAGATCCAGCAAGTCCTTCTGAATCTGCTGAAGAACGGCTACGACGCCACCCGCGGATTCGGTCCCGAGCAACAGCGTCTCATCGTGACTATCAGCCGGAGCGACGACAACGTGCGCATCGTCGTGCGGGATTTCGGCACCGGCCTTGACGCGGCAACTCGCGAACGGCTGTTCGAGCCGTTCTTCAGCACGAAACCGGATGGTCTCGGGCTCGGTCTTTCGATCTGCCGCACGATCGCCGAAGCGCACCGCGGCCGCCTTACCGCCGAGCCGACCGCCGACGGCCGCGGTGGCGCCGAGTTCATCCTGAGCCTGCCGCTTTCGACGGCCGCTTCGTCTTCCGCGGTCCATCCTTCGGAGTCCCGTTTCGCCAATGTCCCAGACCGATGA
- the lysM gene encoding peptidoglycan-binding protein LysM: protein MGLFSFIKDAGEKLFGGGEAKAATPANAAAPAATADTSAANAKAADAIKQYIVSMNLGSSDLDVKFDAATSVVTVSGTAPDQAIKEKILLAAGNVQGVGEVDDQLSVVQAAPEARFHTVARGDTLSAISKTYYGNPNNYNAIFEANKPMLTHPDKIYPGQVLRIPPAP from the coding sequence ATGGGACTTTTTTCGTTCATCAAGGATGCCGGCGAGAAACTCTTCGGCGGCGGCGAGGCCAAGGCGGCCACTCCGGCAAATGCGGCCGCTCCTGCGGCAACGGCAGATACGAGCGCCGCAAATGCCAAGGCGGCCGACGCGATCAAGCAGTACATCGTGTCAATGAACCTCGGTTCCTCCGACCTCGACGTGAAATTCGATGCCGCGACCTCAGTCGTCACCGTGTCCGGCACGGCGCCCGATCAGGCAATTAAGGAAAAGATCCTGCTTGCCGCCGGCAACGTCCAGGGAGTCGGCGAAGTCGACGACCAACTGTCGGTCGTTCAGGCCGCGCCCGAAGCCCGTTTTCACACCGTCGCGCGCGGCGATACCCTGTCGGCGATCTCAAAGACCTATTACGGCAACCCGAACAACTACAACGCGATCTTCGAGGCCAACAAGCCGATGCTGACCCACCCGGACAAGATCTACCCCGGCCAAGTGCTGCGCATCCCGCCGGCCCCTTGA
- a CDS encoding tetrathionate reductase subunit A: MKIERRELIAAGGLAVFAAGFSQTLGRMMSGLVGDEPQAHNFHGRSAEPEFTVDAETGELHPNPNQQVSYTGCLGCTTQCGIRVRIDKTTGNVIRVAGNPYSPLSTEPHLPMKASVKESFVALSRFQDQGLAGRSTACGRGNAAMDQMNSPFRVLTPLKRVGPRNSGQWQPIPFEQLVRELVEGGDLFGEGHVDGLRALRDLNGPIDAEAPQLGAKVNQVAVWTSVNDGREAFARRFWNQSYGTLNFIGHGSYCGGAYRSGSGALFGDLKKMPHAKPDLANAEFVLFIGTAPGNAGNPFKRTGTLLAKGRTEGRLEYVVVDPVLTNADNRAAGERGRWVPIRPGTDGALVMGMMRWMFENDRVNTAYLALPNLAAAEAAGEPSFTNASWLVITEPGHPREGRFLRGSDIGMAVAEADRYQDVDPYLVLGAAGKPAPVAAATAAAPLEAAGPLPNGDRALAVKTSYELLRESALKVTLAEYAEICGVPEAVIIGLAEEFTSHGRKASAIAHGGMMAGNGFYNAYSVVTLNALIGNLNWKGGFVVNGGGFKDAGAGPRYDLESFPGAIKPKGTPLGRNVPYEKSAEFARRKAAGKPYPARDAWFPNAPGLGTEWFPAMLRGYPYGVKALVLWSANPLYGIPGARALVEKELADPKKLPLIVSVDPLINESNAFADYIVPDSLMYESWGWTAPWNGVPTKATTARWPVVEPKAAKTADGQAIGMETLFIALAKAMGLPGFGPEGLADADGKRVALERPEDWYLRGGANIAFAGKAPVGDATDEDLALSGVERLRPLLEATLKADEWRKVAFLYTRGGRYQPAKEAQDETNGEWQTSRFKGALWLWNDSVGGAKNSLTGRRFTGCATWQPPAFADGTPVRDVHSDADWPLLAVSYKSALQNSYSIATRITGLHPDNPVIVHPADAARLGLVTGDLARIATPAGHATCRVIVHEGVMRGVVAVEHGYGHRELGARAHKFGSERQPDRPELRAGINLNDLGLVDPTRGNQAIWVDAVAGTAVRNGLPAKLERI, encoded by the coding sequence ATGAAAATCGAACGTCGCGAACTGATCGCCGCCGGCGGCCTCGCCGTCTTCGCCGCGGGATTCTCCCAGACGCTGGGCCGCATGATGTCCGGCCTCGTCGGGGACGAACCGCAGGCGCACAACTTCCACGGCCGTTCGGCCGAGCCGGAATTCACGGTCGATGCCGAAACCGGCGAACTGCATCCGAACCCGAACCAGCAGGTCAGCTACACCGGCTGCCTCGGGTGCACGACGCAGTGCGGGATTCGGGTTCGAATCGACAAGACGACCGGCAACGTCATCCGTGTCGCCGGCAACCCGTACAGCCCGCTGTCGACGGAGCCGCACCTGCCGATGAAGGCGTCGGTGAAGGAAAGCTTCGTCGCGCTGTCGCGCTTCCAGGACCAGGGCCTCGCGGGCCGCTCGACTGCGTGTGGTCGCGGCAACGCGGCGATGGACCAGATGAACTCGCCGTTCCGCGTGCTCACGCCGTTGAAGCGCGTCGGCCCGCGCAACTCCGGGCAGTGGCAGCCGATCCCGTTCGAGCAGCTCGTGCGCGAGCTCGTCGAAGGGGGCGATCTGTTCGGCGAAGGGCATGTCGACGGGCTACGGGCGCTGCGCGACCTGAACGGGCCGATCGATGCGGAAGCGCCGCAGCTCGGCGCGAAAGTCAATCAGGTCGCGGTGTGGACGAGCGTCAATGACGGCCGCGAAGCATTCGCGCGCCGCTTCTGGAACCAGTCGTACGGCACGCTGAACTTCATCGGTCACGGCTCGTACTGCGGCGGTGCGTATCGCTCGGGCTCGGGCGCGCTGTTCGGCGACCTGAAGAAGATGCCGCACGCGAAACCGGACCTCGCGAACGCCGAGTTCGTGCTCTTCATCGGCACTGCCCCCGGCAACGCCGGCAACCCGTTCAAGCGCACCGGGACGCTGCTTGCGAAAGGCCGCACGGAAGGTCGGCTCGAATACGTCGTCGTCGATCCGGTGCTGACGAACGCGGACAACCGCGCCGCAGGCGAACGCGGGCGCTGGGTGCCGATCCGCCCGGGTACGGACGGAGCATTGGTCATGGGCATGATGCGCTGGATGTTCGAGAACGACCGGGTGAACACCGCGTATCTCGCGCTGCCGAACCTCGCGGCTGCGGAAGCGGCGGGCGAGCCGTCCTTCACGAACGCGTCCTGGCTCGTGATCACCGAACCGGGTCATCCGCGCGAAGGCCGCTTCCTGCGCGGCTCGGACATCGGCATGGCGGTCGCCGAAGCGGACAGATACCAGGACGTCGATCCGTACCTCGTCCTCGGTGCCGCCGGCAAGCCTGCACCGGTCGCAGCGGCCACCGCTGCGGCGCCGCTCGAAGCCGCCGGCCCCCTGCCGAACGGGGACAGGGCGCTCGCAGTGAAGACGTCGTACGAGCTGCTGCGCGAGTCGGCGCTGAAAGTGACGCTCGCCGAGTACGCGGAGATCTGCGGCGTGCCCGAAGCGGTCATCATCGGCCTCGCCGAGGAGTTCACCAGCCACGGCCGCAAGGCGAGCGCGATTGCGCACGGCGGCATGATGGCCGGCAACGGTTTCTACAACGCGTACTCGGTCGTCACGCTGAATGCGCTGATCGGCAATCTGAACTGGAAAGGCGGCTTCGTCGTCAATGGCGGTGGCTTCAAGGACGCCGGCGCCGGTCCGCGCTACGACCTCGAATCCTTCCCCGGGGCGATCAAGCCGAAGGGCACTCCGCTCGGCCGCAACGTGCCGTACGAGAAATCCGCCGAGTTTGCCCGCCGCAAGGCCGCCGGCAAGCCTTACCCGGCGCGCGACGCGTGGTTCCCGAACGCGCCCGGCCTCGGCACCGAATGGTTCCCGGCGATGCTGCGCGGCTACCCGTACGGAGTGAAAGCACTCGTGCTGTGGAGCGCAAACCCCCTCTACGGCATCCCGGGGGCGCGAGCGCTCGTCGAGAAGGAACTTGCCGATCCGAAGAAGCTGCCGCTGATCGTCTCCGTCGACCCGTTGATCAACGAGAGCAACGCGTTCGCCGACTACATCGTTCCGGACTCGCTGATGTACGAGAGCTGGGGCTGGACCGCGCCGTGGAACGGCGTGCCGACGAAAGCCACGACGGCGCGCTGGCCGGTGGTCGAGCCGAAGGCCGCAAAAACAGCCGACGGCCAGGCGATCGGCATGGAGACGTTGTTCATCGCGCTGGCGAAGGCGATGGGCCTGCCGGGCTTCGGCCCGGAAGGGCTCGCCGACGCCGACGGCAAGCGCGTTGCGCTCGAGCGGCCCGAGGACTGGTATCTGCGCGGCGGCGCGAACATAGCGTTCGCCGGCAAGGCGCCGGTCGGCGACGCGACCGACGAGGACCTCGCACTGTCCGGCGTCGAGCGCCTGCGACCGCTGCTCGAAGCGACGCTGAAAGCTGACGAATGGCGCAAGGTCGCATTTCTCTACACGCGGGGCGGCCGTTACCAGCCGGCGAAAGAGGCGCAGGACGAAACGAACGGGGAATGGCAGACGAGCCGCTTCAAAGGCGCGCTCTGGCTATGGAACGACAGCGTCGGCGGTGCGAAGAACAGCCTCACGGGCCGCCGTTTCACCGGCTGCGCGACTTGGCAGCCGCCCGCGTTCGCCGACGGCACGCCGGTGCGAGACGTGCACAGCGATGCCGACTGGCCGCTGCTCGCCGTCAGCTACAAGTCCGCGCTGCAGAACTCCTACAGCATCGCGACGCGGATCACCGGCCTGCACCCGGACAATCCGGTCATCGTGCATCCCGCGGACGCCGCGCGGCTCGGGCTCGTGACCGGCGACCTCGCCCGCATCGCGACCCCCGCCGGCCACGCCACCTGCCGCGTCATCGTCCATGAAGGCGTGATGCGCGGCGTGGTGGCAGTCGAGCACGGCTACGGCCACCGGGAGCTCGGCGCCCGCGCGCACAAATTCGGCAGCGAGCGCCAGCCCGATCGGCCGGAGTTGCGCGCGGGCATCAACCTTAACGACCTCGGCCTCGTCGATCCGACGCGCGGCAACCAGGCGATCTGGGTCGACGCGGTTGCCGGCACCGCGGTGCGCAACGGCCTGCCGGCGAAGCTCGAGCGGATTTGA
- a CDS encoding UvrD-helicase domain-containing protein, with product MSAHLNAPQRDAIHYLDGPSLVLAGAGSGKTRVITHKIAHLINACGLNPVNIAAITFTNKAAKEMQERVAGLMGGRVPGGLTVCTFHALGVKIVRQEAKHCGLKPQFSILDASDTVQIVADITRDADKARSKAMQWQISGWKNAMVTPEQAAQLADNELASAAALLYAEYERTLRAYQAVDFDDLISLPVRLFDEHPEVRERWQNKLRYLLVDEYQDTNRAQYTLLRHLAGARGAFTAVGDDDQAIYAWRGADVENLKLLQQDYPKLKVIKLEQNYRSSKRILTAANTLIANNEKLFEKRLWSEHGAGEQVTVTACRDAEHEAEWVASKISAHKFEHRTKFSDYAVLYRGNHQARLIEQQLRNQKIPYVISGGQSFFDKAEIRDLIAYLRLLMNEDDDLAFIRAITTPRRGIGAGTLEALGSYAGRRHVSLFAATFEEGAAQALSARQLEQVQEFGNFINRLQYRATREPASRLLEDLLAAIRYEAWLFEHLDPREAESKWSNVRDFVGWLGRKGDEDGKNLIELTQTIALISMLDKNDSEFDGVQLATLHASKGLEFKHVLLVGVEEGLLPHQSSIDEDKIEEERRLMYVGITRAQRSLNITWCERRKAGKEARTCEPSRFIEEMGGDVKVNDRKSNAPVSKEEGRARIANLMAMLEGR from the coding sequence GCCGGCGCCGGCAGCGGCAAGACGCGCGTCATCACGCACAAGATCGCGCACCTGATCAACGCGTGCGGGCTGAATCCCGTGAACATCGCTGCGATCACGTTCACCAACAAGGCGGCGAAGGAGATGCAGGAGCGCGTCGCCGGGCTGATGGGCGGGCGCGTGCCGGGCGGCCTGACGGTGTGCACTTTCCACGCGCTCGGCGTGAAGATCGTGCGCCAGGAAGCGAAGCACTGCGGACTCAAGCCGCAGTTCTCGATCCTCGACGCCTCCGACACGGTGCAGATCGTCGCCGACATCACGCGCGACGCCGACAAGGCGCGCTCGAAAGCGATGCAGTGGCAGATCTCGGGCTGGAAGAACGCGATGGTGACGCCGGAGCAGGCGGCGCAGCTCGCCGACAACGAGCTCGCGTCGGCCGCGGCGCTGCTGTACGCCGAATACGAGCGCACGCTGCGCGCGTACCAGGCGGTCGATTTCGACGACCTGATCAGCCTGCCGGTGCGCCTCTTCGACGAACACCCGGAGGTGCGCGAGCGCTGGCAGAACAAGTTGCGCTATCTCCTCGTCGACGAATACCAGGACACGAACCGGGCGCAATACACGCTGTTGCGCCACCTCGCCGGCGCGCGCGGCGCCTTCACCGCGGTCGGCGACGACGACCAGGCGATCTACGCGTGGCGCGGCGCCGACGTCGAAAACCTGAAGCTCTTGCAGCAGGACTACCCGAAGCTCAAGGTCATCAAGCTCGAACAGAACTACCGCTCGTCGAAACGCATCCTCACCGCCGCGAACACGCTGATCGCGAACAACGAGAAGCTGTTCGAAAAGCGGCTGTGGTCCGAGCACGGCGCCGGCGAACAGGTCACGGTGACCGCGTGCCGCGACGCCGAGCACGAGGCCGAATGGGTCGCGTCGAAAATCAGCGCGCACAAGTTCGAGCACCGCACGAAGTTTTCCGACTACGCGGTGCTGTACCGCGGCAACCACCAGGCGCGGCTGATCGAGCAGCAGCTCCGGAACCAGAAGATCCCGTACGTGATCTCCGGCGGCCAGTCGTTCTTCGACAAGGCCGAGATCCGCGACCTGATCGCGTACCTGCGCCTGCTGATGAACGAGGACGACGACCTCGCGTTCATTCGCGCGATCACGACGCCGCGCCGCGGCATCGGCGCCGGCACGCTCGAAGCGCTCGGCAGCTATGCCGGACGGCGCCACGTCAGCCTCTTCGCCGCGACGTTCGAGGAAGGCGCGGCGCAGGCGCTGTCCGCGCGCCAGCTCGAACAGGTGCAGGAGTTCGGCAATTTCATCAACCGCCTGCAGTACCGCGCGACGCGCGAGCCGGCGTCGCGTCTGCTCGAGGACCTGCTCGCGGCGATCCGCTACGAGGCCTGGCTGTTCGAGCATCTCGACCCGCGCGAGGCGGAGTCGAAATGGAGCAACGTGCGCGACTTCGTCGGCTGGCTCGGCAGGAAAGGCGACGAGGACGGCAAGAACCTCATCGAGCTGACGCAGACGATCGCGCTGATCTCGATGCTCGACAAGAACGACAGCGAGTTCGACGGCGTGCAGCTCGCGACGCTGCACGCGTCGAAAGGGCTGGAGTTCAAGCACGTGCTCCTCGTCGGCGTCGAGGAAGGGCTCTTGCCGCACCAGTCATCCATCGACGAGGACAAGATCGAGGAAGAGCGCCGTCTGATGTACGTCGGCATCACGCGCGCGCAGCGGAGCCTCAACATCACCTGGTGCGAGCGGCGCAAGGCCGGCAAGGAAGCGCGCACCTGCGAGCCGTCGCGCTTCATCGAGGAGATGGGCGGCGACGTGAAAGTCAATGACCGCAAGTCGAACGCGCCGGTGTCGAAGGAAGAAGGCCGCGCGCGCATCGCGAACCTGATGGCGATGCTCGAAGGGCGCTGA
- the nrfD gene encoding NrfD/PsrC family molybdoenzyme membrane anchor subunit gives MNADIVETVNVAREIAWLPWAVQYFFLIGLSYGAFLVSLPGLVFRRNGWEGISRLALLAALVCGLTAPVALLADLHQPARFWHFYAYFTPTSWMSWGAFFIPVYLTGLILYAWLAYRPLLARHADEGGRLAGLARRIAYGGHESRNALVAAALLAFVGAALVALYTGVEVMLVRARPLWHTPLLPVQFFVTALAGGLGLTLLFNRALPGGGEPGATCRMATALAATQFVALLVGGVWLALGLSGLSPTHAQALAEVAPSANWQVSAVWAISATVVTLLLAWKRPASGLLIGLLALHSAWMMRWTIFIGGQEVPKTGAGYYSYQLPLGPEGLMGIVGTVGLWIFLFVVLTTLLPLDRLGKAGV, from the coding sequence ATGAATGCCGATATCGTCGAAACCGTCAACGTCGCGCGCGAAATCGCGTGGCTGCCATGGGCGGTGCAGTACTTCTTTCTCATTGGCCTGTCGTACGGCGCGTTCCTCGTGTCGCTGCCGGGCCTGGTGTTCCGGCGCAACGGCTGGGAAGGCATCTCGCGCCTGGCGCTGCTCGCGGCACTCGTGTGCGGCCTGACGGCGCCGGTCGCGCTGCTGGCCGACCTGCACCAGCCGGCACGCTTCTGGCATTTTTATGCCTACTTCACGCCGACGTCGTGGATGTCGTGGGGCGCATTCTTCATCCCCGTCTATCTGACCGGGCTGATCCTGTACGCGTGGCTCGCGTACCGTCCGCTGCTCGCGCGCCACGCCGACGAAGGCGGCAGGCTCGCCGGCCTCGCGCGCCGCATCGCCTACGGCGGTCACGAAAGCCGCAACGCGCTCGTCGCCGCGGCGCTGCTCGCGTTCGTCGGCGCCGCGCTCGTTGCGCTCTACACCGGCGTCGAGGTGATGCTCGTGCGGGCGCGCCCGCTGTGGCACACGCCGCTGTTGCCGGTGCAGTTCTTCGTCACGGCACTCGCGGGCGGGCTCGGGCTGACGCTGCTGTTCAACCGCGCGCTGCCGGGCGGTGGCGAGCCGGGAGCGACGTGCCGCATGGCGACGGCGCTCGCCGCGACGCAGTTCGTCGCGCTCCTCGTCGGCGGCGTCTGGCTCGCGCTCGGGCTGAGCGGCCTGTCGCCGACCCATGCGCAGGCGCTCGCCGAAGTCGCGCCGTCGGCGAACTGGCAGGTCAGCGCCGTCTGGGCGATCTCCGCCACCGTCGTCACGCTGCTGCTGGCGTGGAAGCGCCCGGCGTCGGGTCTGCTGATCGGCCTGCTCGCGCTGCACTCGGCGTGGATGATGCGCTGGACGATCTTCATCGGCGGGCAGGAAGTGCCGAAGACCGGCGCCGGCTACTACAGCTACCAGCTTCCGCTCGGTCCCGAAGGCCTGATGGGCATCGTCGGTACCGTCGGGTTGTGGATCTTTCTCTTCGTCGTGCTGACCACGCTGCTGCCGCTCGACCGGCTCGGCAAGGCCGGCGTCTGA
- a CDS encoding c-type cytochrome, whose product MSRPRVQFMRRPGRLMLSAVAAFAVVQLAGCGKQAAPDAETTATLIQPVARLDLKVAKAAPGSRSGEEIYQSVCVSCHGTGVLGAPKTGDAAAWAPRIAQGFDTLTQNAINGIRGMPPRGGGADLTDIEVQRAVAHLANTAGGNFTEPPVGQ is encoded by the coding sequence ATGTCGAGACCCCGAGTTCAGTTCATGAGGCGCCCCGGGCGCCTGATGCTTTCCGCTGTCGCGGCATTCGCCGTCGTCCAGCTTGCCGGCTGCGGCAAACAGGCTGCGCCCGATGCGGAAACGACCGCGACGCTGATCCAGCCGGTCGCGCGCCTCGATCTGAAGGTCGCGAAAGCGGCTCCGGGCAGCCGCAGCGGCGAGGAAATTTACCAGAGCGTCTGTGTGAGCTGCCATGGCACGGGCGTGCTCGGCGCGCCGAAAACGGGTGATGCCGCCGCATGGGCTCCGCGGATCGCGCAAGGGTTCGACACGCTGACGCAAAATGCGATCAACGGCATTCGCGGGATGCCGCCGCGCGGCGGGGGGGCGGATCTGACGGATATCGAAGTGCAGCGCGCAGTTGCCCATCTCGCAAACACCGCGGGCGGGAATTTTACCGAACCGCCGGTCGGTCAATAA
- the dsrO gene encoding sulfate reduction electron transfer complex DsrMKJOP subunit DsrO, with protein sequence MRHPEPPAMSESRRAFLRGIPVLTAAAAVAPAPALAADGRHHWAMLVDTRKCIGCQACTVSCIQENAVPEGSFRTVVSTYSVKLTDADQPAGTYMLPRLCNHCDAPPCVPVCPVGATFKREDGIVVVDGDRCVGCAYCVQACPYDARFINHETNKADKCTFCAHRVDAGLLPACVETCVGGARIFGDLNDPDGELRRRLDAAKAEVKVLKPEQGTEPRVFYIGLDERFQGKVEGQGTLWQPRKRHG encoded by the coding sequence ATGAGACACCCCGAGCCACCCGCAATGTCGGAATCCCGGCGGGCTTTCCTCCGCGGCATCCCGGTCCTGACTGCCGCAGCAGCCGTCGCCCCGGCCCCAGCGCTCGCCGCCGACGGCAGGCACCACTGGGCGATGCTCGTCGATACGCGAAAATGCATCGGCTGCCAAGCCTGCACCGTATCGTGCATCCAGGAAAACGCAGTGCCCGAAGGCAGCTTCCGCACCGTCGTGTCGACGTACAGCGTCAAGCTGACCGACGCCGACCAGCCGGCCGGCACGTACATGCTGCCGCGCTTGTGCAACCACTGCGACGCGCCGCCGTGCGTGCCGGTGTGCCCGGTCGGCGCGACGTTCAAGCGCGAGGACGGCATCGTTGTCGTCGACGGGGATCGCTGCGTTGGCTGCGCGTACTGCGTGCAGGCCTGCCCCTACGATGCGCGCTTCATCAACCACGAGACGAACAAGGCCGACAAATGCACATTCTGCGCGCATCGCGTCGACGCCGGTCTGCTGCCCGCATGCGTCGAGACGTGCGTCGGCGGCGCGCGCATCTTCGGCGACCTCAACGACCCGGACGGGGAGCTGCGGCGGAGGCTCGACGCGGCGAAAGCCGAAGTGAAAGTGCTCAAGCCCGAGCAGGGGACCGAGCCGCGCGTGTTCTACATCGGGCTCGACGAGCGCTTCCAGGGCAAGGTCGAAGGACAGGGCACGCTGTGGCAGCCGCGCAAGCGCCACGGCTGA
- a CDS encoding response regulator transcription factor has protein sequence MSQTDDCMIHVVDDDAAFRRSLVFLLESVGWSVCAYASAEEFLAAHERPPADLGCLVLDIRMPTMSGLELQAALRRRGWQAPIVFITGHGDVELAVEAMKHGASDFLQKPFRDQALLDAVATAVRRCAEDRSRTALRDAALASLARLSPREREVARLVAQGLPNKLVARELDISEKTVHVHRQHVMEKTEVGSAAELARLMLRANPTALD, from the coding sequence ATGTCCCAGACCGATGACTGCATGATCCACGTCGTGGACGATGACGCTGCGTTCCGCCGCTCTCTCGTCTTCCTTCTCGAATCAGTCGGCTGGAGCGTGTGCGCCTATGCGTCGGCCGAGGAGTTTCTCGCCGCACACGAGCGTCCGCCCGCGGACCTCGGCTGCCTCGTGCTCGACATCCGCATGCCGACGATGAGCGGGCTCGAACTGCAGGCGGCGTTGCGCAGGCGCGGCTGGCAAGCGCCGATCGTGTTCATCACCGGACATGGCGACGTCGAACTCGCCGTCGAGGCGATGAAGCACGGCGCGAGCGACTTCCTGCAGAAACCCTTCCGCGACCAAGCCCTGCTGGACGCCGTCGCAACCGCAGTGCGCCGCTGCGCCGAGGACCGCTCGCGGACCGCGCTTCGGGATGCCGCTTTGGCGTCGCTCGCGCGCCTGTCACCGCGCGAACGCGAAGTCGCACGGCTCGTCGCGCAGGGCCTGCCGAACAAGCTGGTCGCGCGCGAACTCGACATCAGTGAAAAGACGGTGCATGTGCACCGCCAGCACGTCATGGAAAAGACCGAAGTGGGCAGCGCCGCCGAACTCGCGCGCCTGATGCTGCGCGCGAACCCGACTGCGCTCGACTGA